In the genome of Ptychodera flava strain L36383 chromosome 13, AS_Pfla_20210202, whole genome shotgun sequence, one region contains:
- the LOC139147445 gene encoding LOW QUALITY PROTEIN: phosphorylase b kinase regulatory subunit beta-like (The sequence of the model RefSeq protein was modified relative to this genomic sequence to represent the inferred CDS: inserted 1 base in 1 codon), which yields MTGIGGTFGFEQVSDDKMEEREREKHKLVEEKLDHYYKRVKSQILCYQGSITGLFPLDTEGKTNEANVRDSVYCAVAVWSLALAYRRIDNDLGRTYELEQSAVKCMRGILFCFMRQAGKVEKFKIEQSTHHALHSKFQLDGRFILDPDFEHLQIDAIALYLLYMAQMIQSGLQIIYTMDEVNFIQNLVYYLERAYRTPDYGMWERGSKYNNGTVELHASSIGMAKAALEVMSGFNLFGEHGAAWSKVYVDIDAHNRNRTTLETLLPRESSSKNTDASLIPTLSFPAFAVSSTDLTNRSIDKVVRKLKGRYGFKRCLRDGFGTVLEERNRKHYKPAEIKLFDKVESEWPLFFVYMIIDGIAKNKKEQVAEYQELLKPLLKFSSEGPVLPKYYYVPKNRIGAEKKDPCSQDREPSEEAYGAKVFLWGQAVYFISCLLDENLLNFQELDPLGRWRGTGLEKHQRGRYATFQKPPQDLCIQVTLIAESTRLQSTLATYGIPSQTPVQVEPYEIWPPSELVKAFENLGVNKKLSLSGRPPRPIGSLGTSKLYRILGRTVLCYPIVFDLTDFYMAQDMELLLDDVKAHIAFIRNAWTLHGRPTFCMIIREEHFSGSGHTEMLNLLASLRRGSINGIKVKXGRLQTMIDTAIVEHLEFIGFDETRGNSMVLFKRLEELNVSHAPLKAMRSDSIAQGPFEPEKHEINVQDLEKKSSWEIVMKMKLHEGSLQWQSILLGLLMKKEGPHYLTDGGTVGDRLEKLYARAGVLKQWSIVRFCASLLHKVVDSLAPGVTTMLVKGKLVTVGSFGHEEAIISAPLTPKELVEIIYSKCGPYDIKECVLQQELIIDLAKLMQTNSRLFDGMLKIRVGWIIHAMKQELQIENPSSSITVHDLSPTQVKDLLFSVLSSDTTDGAYCDRSYLQNRQMDGALNRNPPGFYDKVWEILEKTREGMVIAGYHLPQQPTISDMTKTELNFAKMVEDMLGRISQPEYRQIMVELLVVVSTILNRNPELMFHECVDMDALLREAFDDFQRDMSKYEQQEKQDNMQAFFMSPPYTKRGTASYMAKAVTHKLLEGGVQVDSPDSCGVM from the exons TAAAGAGTCAGATACTATGTTACCAAGGTTCAATTACTGGTTTATTTCCACTGGACACAGAAGGTAAAACAAATGAGGCCAATGTACGGGATAGTGTCTACTGTGCAGTGGCTGTCTGGTCCCTGGCACTGGCATACAG GCGGATTGACAATGACCTTGGAAGGACCTATGAACTTGAACAATCTGCAGTGAAATGCATGAGgggtattttgttttgtttcatgaGACAAGCTGGAAAG GTTGAAAAGTTCAAGATAGAGCAGTCTACCCATCATGCATTGCATTCCAAATTTCAACTGGATGGTAGATTTATTCTGGATCCAGACTTTGAACATTTACAGATTGATGCAATCGCACTCTATCTACTCTACATGGCCCAGATGATACAGTCTGGACTAcag ATTATTTACACTATGGATGAAGTCAACTTCATACAGAACCTTGTCTACTACTTAGAACGTGCCTACAGAACTCCAGACTACGGCATGTGGGAAAGAGGTAGCAAATACAACAACGGTACAGTTGAACTCCATGCCAG CTCAATAGGTATGGCTAAAGCAGCTTTGGAAGTAATGAGTGGCTTCAATCTCTTTGGTGAGCACGGCGCTGCATGGTCCAAGGTGTATGTGGACATTGATGCACACAACAGGAATAGAACAACGCTAGAAACACTCCTACCCAGGGAAAGCAGTTCCAAG AACACTGATGCTTCCCTGATACCCACACTAAGTTTTCCTGCATTTGCCGTGAGTTCCACTGATCTGACAAATAGATCCATTGACAAGGTTGTCAGGAAACTGAAAGGAAGGTATGGCTTCAAGAGATGCCTGAGAGATGGCTTTGGGACAGTACTGGAGGAAAGAAACAGAAAACACTacaaacctgctgaaatcaaA ctgtttgacaAGGTGGAGTCAGAGTGGCCTCTGTTCTTTGTCTACATGATCATCGACGGCATCGCCAAGAACAAGAAAGAACAAGTAGCGGAGTATCAGGAACTTCTGAAACCATTACTGAAATTTTCATCCGAGG GCCCTGTTCTCCCCAAGTACTATTACGTGCCAAAGAATCGTATCGGTGCTGAGAAAAAAGACCCTTGCAGCCAGGATAGGGAACCCAGTGAAGAGGCCTACGGTGCCAAGGTATTCCTCTGGGGGCAAGCTGTTTACTTCATATCTTGTCTATTAG ATGAAAATTTGCTGAATTTCCAAGAACTAGACCCCCTGGGACGATGGCGAGGAACTGGACTTGAAAAACATCAGCGTGGAAGATATGCTACCTTCCAG AAACCACCCCAGGATCTGTGTATTCAGGTTACACTGATAGCAGAGTCAACACGTCTTCAGTCTACACTTGCTACCTATGGTATACCATCACAAACACCTGTACAGGTAGAACCCTATGAAATATGGCCACCAAGTGAACTTGTGAAG GCATTTGAAAACCTTGGAGTTAACAAGAAGCTTAGTTTATCTGGCAGACCTCCCAGACCTATTGGAAGTCTTGGCACCAGCAAACTCTACCGTATTCTTGGCAGGACTGTACTCTGTTATCCCATAGTCTTTGATTTGACTGACTTCTACATGGCCCAGGATATGGAATTACTTCTTGACGATGTCAAG GCCCACATTGCTTTCATCCGGAATGCTTGGACTCTCCATGGACGCCCTACATTCTGTATGATTATCAGGGAAGAGCATTTCAG TGGTAGCGGCCATACTGAAATGCTGAATTTGCTGGCCAGCCTTAGAAGAGGTTCCATCAATGGTATCAAAGTGA TGGGAAGACTacagacaatgattgacactgCCATCGTTGAACACTTAGAATTCATTGGGTTTGATGAAACCAGAGG gAATTCAATGGTTCTGTTCAAACGTCTTGAGGAGTTGAATGTCAGCCATGCTCCGTTGAAGGCAATGCGGTCTGACAGCATTGCTCAAGGTCCATTTGAACctgaaaaacatgaaatcaaTGTCCAG GATCTTGAGAAAAAATCATCATGGGAAATAGTGATGAAGATGAAGCTACATGAAGGCAGTCTTCAGTGGCAGAGTATATTGCTTGGATTGCTTATGAAGAAAGAGGGACCCCACTATTTGACCGACGGAG GCACTGTAGGGGATAGACTTGAGAAGCTGTATGCAAGGGCCGGTGTACTGAAGCAGTGGTCTATAGTACGTTTCTGTGCCAGTCTCTTGCACAAGGTTGTGGACAGTCTGGCTCCCGGTGTAACCACGATGCTTGTCAAAGGAAAACTG GTGACTGTAGGGTCATTTGGACATGAAGAGGCGATCATCTCAGCACCTTTGACCCCCAAGGAGTTGGTTGAAATCATCTACAGTAAATGTGGACCCTACGACATCAAAGAATGTGTTCTGCAACAGGAACTAATCATTGATCTGGCAAAACTTATGCAGACCAACTCCAGGCTCTTTGACGGAATGTTGAAGATAAGAGTTGG GTGGATCATTCATGCCATGAAGCAAGAACTGCAGATTGAAAATCCAAGTTCATCG ATCACAGTCCATGATTTGTCACCAACTCAAGTCAAGGATTTACTATTCAGCGTCCTGAGTTCTGACACAACAGATGGTGCATACTGTGACAGAAGTTATCTTCAGAACCGGCAGATGGACGGTGCCCTCAACAGAAATCCACCCGGATTCTATGACAAAG TGTGGGAAATTTTAGAGAAAACAAGGGAGGGGATGGTGATAGCTGGCTACCATCTACCACAGCAACCCACCATATCAGACATGACAAAGACTGAATTGAACTTTGCCAAGATGGTGGAAGACATGCTTGGAAGGATTTCACAGCCAGAGTACAGACAGATTATGGTTGAG TTGTTGGTGGTAGTATCGACTATCCTCAATAGAAACCCAGAGCTGATGTTCCATGAATGTGTGGACAtggatgca TTGCTTCGCGAAGCCTTTGATGATTTCCAGCGAGACATGAGCAAGTACGAGCAGCAGGAGAAACAGGACAACATGCAGGCGTTTTTCATGTCACCCCCGTACACAAAGAGAGGAACAGCAAGCTACATGGCCAAGGCAGTGACTCACAAACTACTGGAAGGTGGTGTCCAAGTGGACTCTCCAGATTCCTGTGGTGTTATGTGA
- the LOC139147443 gene encoding lysosomal protective protein-like, with protein MVTNKLSPGILSFVVFCVIFMIFVEADNPDEIKSLPGLSKQPTFKQYSGYLNATGSKRLHYWFVESQNSPKDDPVVLLLNGGPGCSSLDGFLSELGPFHVNDDGKTLYVNEYSWNKVANVLFLEAPAGVGFSYSDDKNYTTSDDETSLNNYVALQSFFKKFPEFANNSFYITGESYGGIYVPTLSVRVMEGNATINLKGFAIGNGLLSWELNDNSLVYFSYYHGIFGDDLWADLNNYCCSKGVCNFHDNTDPNCRIAMDQVNHIINDIGLNRYALYMDCAGGIPPHATRYLRDMKNVFRFYKFDPPKLRPTKKVNVTGLPTVNSGKNGLKSVPPCLNASAATSYLNIPDVRKALHIPENLPSWEMCSDEVGNNYQIIYRSMYDQFKTLLTQYRGMVYNGDTDMACNFLGDQWFVESLKLNETQKRQQWIYNNQVAGFYHKFDRLTYVTVKGAGHMVPQWKPGQSLLMFENFLNGTM; from the exons ATGGTAACGAACAAATTATCGCCAGGAATTCTGagctttgttgttttttgtgtaatttttatgatttttgtgGAGGCCGACAACCCAGACGAAATCAAATCACTTCCTGGTTTGAGCAAGCAGCCCACGTTCAAACAGTATTCTGGCTATCTCAACGCCACTGGTTCTAAACGGCTGCACTACTG GTTCGTAGAATCACAGAACAGCCCTAAAGACGACCCCGTAGTGTTATTGTTAAATGGCGGGCCAGGTTGTAGCTCGTTGGATGGATTCCTCTCTGAGTTAGGACCTTTTCAT GTCAACGATGATGGCAAAACTCTTTACGTCAACGAATACAGCTGGAACAAAGTTGCCAATGTTCTCTTCCTGGAAGCTCCAGCTGGTGTTGGATTCTCTTATTCCGATGACAAAAATTATACTACATCGGATGATGAG ACATCGCTGAACAATTATGTAGCCCTGCAGTCGTTCTTCAAGAAATTTCCGGAGTTCGCCAACAACTCATTTTACATCACTGGCGAAAGCTACGGAGGGATTTACGTACCAACGTTGTCTGTCCGGGTCATGGAGGGAAATGCAACGATCAACTTGAAg GGTTTTGCTATCGGCAATGGTCTCCTCAGCTGGGAACTCAACGACAATTCACTCGTATACTTCAGTTACTATCACGGCATCTTCGGAGACGA tCTGTGGGCGGACTTGAATAACTACTGTTGCAGCAAAGGAGTATGTAATTTCCATGACAACACGGATCCAAACTGTCGCATTGCG ATGGATCAAGTAAATCATATCATCAACGATATCGGTTTGAATAGATATGCACTGTACATGGACTGTGCAGGGGGTATCCCACCGCACGCAACGAGATACTTGCGGGACATGAAGAATGTGTTCCGTTTCTACAAATTCGATCCACCAAAACTACGACCGACGAAAAAG GTAAACGTCACAGGACTTCCTACAGTCAACTCTGGTAAGAACGGCCTGAAAAGCGTTCCTCCGTGTCTTAACGCAAGTGCAGCTACTTCGTATCTGAATATACCTGATGTCAGAAAAGCGCTGCATAtaccagaaaatttaccatCTTGGGAGATGTGTAG TGACGAGGTCGGTAATAACTACCAAATAATCTACAGATCTATGTACGACCAATTCAAAACCCTTCTGACGCAGTACAGAGGCATGGTATACAACGGAGACACCGATATGGCGTGCAACTTCCTCGGCGACCAGTGGTTTGTGGAATCTCTGAAACTCAAT gAGACACAAAAACGACAGCAGTGGATTTATAACAACCAAGTGGctggattttatcacaaatttgACCGTCTGACTTACGTGACCGTGAAGGGCGCAGGTCACATGGTACCGCAGTGGAAACCTGGTCAGTCGCTACTGATGTTCGAGAACTTTCTCAACGGTACAATGTAG